A single genomic interval of Nitrospirota bacterium harbors:
- a CDS encoding universal stress protein yields MKKLMKNFEDIMSATAFAEAGEFETARDILKGRKKILLTLTGRGSDRKSFRYALNICKRIDAGLEILYVTKGSEILGLLEHFQDELKKEKIPYEIIQGSGCIKEAIINHTEKRRDVQFVVIESSDILNIDCKEDRVLSRAWEGLKCPLVIVGT; encoded by the coding sequence ATGAAAAAGCTGATGAAAAACTTTGAAGATATAATGTCTGCCACTGCCTTCGCTGAGGCAGGGGAATTCGAAACAGCAAGAGACATCCTGAAAGGAAGGAAAAAGATACTGCTCACATTAACTGGAAGAGGATCTGATAGAAAATCATTCAGATATGCCCTTAACATCTGCAAGAGGATAGATGCAGGACTTGAAATCCTTTATGTTACCAAAGGCAGTGAGATACTCGGTCTACTGGAACATTTTCAAGATGAACTCAAAAAGGAAAAAATTCCTTATGAGATAATTCAGGGGAGTGGATGTATAAAGGAAGCGATTATCAATCACACAGAGAAAAGGAGGGATGTTCAATTTGTGGTCATTGAATCATCAGATATCCTAAATATTGACTGCAAGGAGGATAGAGTACTTTCAAGGGCATGGGAAGGGTTGAAATGTCCACTGGTTATTGTTGGAACGTAA